From one Lycium ferocissimum isolate CSIRO_LF1 chromosome 5, AGI_CSIRO_Lferr_CH_V1, whole genome shotgun sequence genomic stretch:
- the LOC132055519 gene encoding uncharacterized protein LOC132055519, with protein MNRCVYQQKALVGCDGVVCPKPRRVGLFNSSYVQPNEPIRPSRFLQINNQQSEPCDLKAGTELLDIILTKGNYDMETPNFDMASSPPFFFGSPPSRASNPLIQDSEFSNSNFVPILAIPEGPAAPSPPPPSASTRKNGGSCAQVKFGIKPATVRIEGFNCRSSISAVA; from the exons atgaataggtGCGTTTATCAACAAAAGGCCTTGGTGGGTTGTGATGGTGTTGTTTGTCCCAAACCTCGTCGGGTCGGGTTATTCAATTCTTCATATGTTCAACCCAATGAACCAATCAGACCTTCTCGATTCCTGCAAATCAA TAATCAGCAATCTGAGCCTTGCGATTTGAAAGCCGGAACTGAACTTCTTGATATCATCCTCACCAAg GGGAATTATGATATGGAAACGCCCAATTTTGATATGGCTTCATCTCCACCGTTCTTTTTTGGATCTCCACCAAGCAGGGCATCGAATCCCTTAATTCAGGATTCAGAGTTCAGCAACAGCAATTTTGTTCCTATACTTGCAATTCCAGAAGGACCAGCTGCAccttcaccaccaccaccctcCGCCTCCACTCGTAAGAATGGAGGAAGCTGTGCTCAGGTGAAATTCGGGATCAAGCCAGCTACTGTGAGGATCGAAGGCTTCAATTGCCGCAGCAGCATTTCTGCTGTAGCTTAA